In Gemmatimonadota bacterium, the following proteins share a genomic window:
- a CDS encoding allantoinase: DADLVVFRPDADTAVDPASLHQRHPVTPYAGARLAGRVMATYLRGQPVFAEGQQLGQPAGRMIARPAA; encoded by the coding sequence GACGCCGACCTTGTCGTGTTTCGGCCCGACGCCGATACTGCCGTGGATCCCGCTTCGCTCCACCAGAGACACCCGGTGACGCCGTACGCCGGCGCGCGCCTGGCCGGCCGCGTCATGGCCACGTACCTGCGCGGCCAGCCGGTCTTCGCCGAGGGTCAGCAGCTCGGCCAGCCGGCGGGGCGCATGATCGCCCGACCCGCGGCCTGA